GCTCCTTGAGGAACTCCACCACCTCCAGCAGCTCCTGCTTGGCCTCCTCCGCCCCCGCCACGTCGTCGAAGGTCACCGTCGGCTTGTCCCCTGTGAACATCCTCGCCCGGCTCTTGCCAAAGGCCATGGCCTGGCTGTTGCTTCCCTGAGCCTGGCGCAACAGGAAGAAGAACAACGCCCCGACAAAGATCAACGGCAGGAGGCTGCCCAGCAAGGCCAGCCAGTTCCCCAACTGGCTCAAGGGCTCCACCTGATAGTCCACGTTACGGAGCTGCTCTCGCGTCACTCCCAGCGCCACCAGCGTCTCGGTCAGGCTCACATCCGGTTCCTTGCGAGAGGTAACCGTCTGGCCCTGATGCCGGATCAGCACATCGTCGCCCTTGACGCGAATCGCCTCCACTTCCCCACGCTTGATCCACTCGGCCACCGTGGTGATGTCCACGCTCTCCGCGCGTTCCGTCTGGGGGAAAATGCTGAAGAAAAGCGCAGCAGCTGCCACCAGGATCAAGAGATATACGAATCCATTCTTCGTCCATCCAGAACCCACTACCGCCTCCGAATCCTTCCCATCATTTCTGTGCTCTGAGCCATGATCGCCAGCCGAGTCATTCCACCCGGGCCACAGTGGCCCCTATGCCACCGATCATCCAGGCGCGAGCGCTCAGCCCCCAGCCAAGCCCTCGCGCTCGGGCCCGTTCACGGCTCCCACCCCGCCCTGCAAGACGACCTTCACACCGCCGCTCGACCGGGCGTGGGAGCCAGGCTCGCTCATGGCCATGAACCGGCTCATCAGAATCCCAACCGGGACTCCTGAACAGCACAGCTATTATACCATGTCTTTACGCAAACCTACTACTTTTATGTCGCCTCTCGCCAGAATCACAAGGCTCAACCGCGCCCGGCATCGACGCCCCGCACCGCCTGCACGATCTCCGACACCCATCCCAGCCTCGGACGGCTCATCAGCCCGTAGTTGTATAATCGCAACATCCCCGCACCTGCGGACGCCAGCGCCGCGGCGCGCTCGGCCAGCGCATGCGCCTCCCTCGCGAGCGGCCACAGCATGCTCATGCCGGTGCCGATCTCCACCCCCGGCAGCGTCTCGCGCCAGCGACGGATATCGGACGCCAGTCGCTCCGTCGGGGCCGCGTAGTCCAGCAACAGGATCGCATCGGCCCAACGTGCAGCCTCCTTCAAAGGGACACCGACCACTGCCCCGCTTATCAATGGCGAATCCGCCGCCATCACGCTCAGCCGAGCCGAATCCCCCACAGCCTCGCGGATCGACCGCAACATATCCAGGATCACCCGCTGCCGGGCCTGGAATAGCGCGTCGCGTCCGGCCTCGCCCAGGATCTCGCCCAGCCGCGCCCAGACCTCCGGCTCCGTCTCCACCTCTATCCCCCCATCTCGCTCGAAATACGCCTCCAACTCGGCGCGCACCGCCTGCGCCAGCGCCTCCGGATCGCCTCCCTCCTGCGCGATCCGCTCCCGACAAGCCGGGCAGAAGCAGAGCGAGAGGCACACCTGATGCAGCCGATCGATCTGCACGCCGATCTTATCGTGATGCGATTCGTGCCCGAAGCCCATATAACCGACCGATTCCAGCTCCAGGCTGACCAGCGGGTAGCGTCGGGCCAGATCGCCGCACAGGGCGGAGGCATACGCGCGCACGGCCGGCTGAGCGGGACAGAGGGCATACGTGTACCGATCGCCGAACGCGTTCTGGAAGGTCAGCTCCACATGCGCCCGCCCCAAACGGCTGTTATGCGTCAGGACCGTCCAGGCGTGCAACGCGAGCCCCTTCTCCTGGGCGGCCTCGCCGATCGCTTCCAGCGGATCGCGCTCCTGGCACAGCTGCGAAGGCTGCGGGGAGAGGGGGGCGGCCGCCGTGTAGCGCGCCGCCTCCGGCCGAAAGTACACCACCCCATCCTCCAGGAAGCGGATGCGACGTCTGGGGCCGCGCGGGGATAGCGTGCGCGCCGCGTGATAGGCCACGGCCAAGCTGATCCCATCCACCCCGGTGGCGGCGATGCGATCCAAAGCGGCATCGATGCCCTCGTCCAGCACATCCCAGGGATAAGTCCAGAGAGCGATGTCCATGCAGTCCTCCTCGATCTCACAACACGTCCATAGGGTCCACATCGATCCGCCAGGCGGGCGACAGAGGCAGCCCGCGCAGCCACGCGGCGGGATCCGTCGCGCGCAGAACGATCTGCCACCGATAACGCCCTCGCAGCCGGGAGAAGAAACAGGGCGCGGGCCCGATCAGGCTGACATCCTCTCGCCCGGCGATCCGCTGCTGCAACAGCCGGGCCACGCGCTCGGTCTCCTCCTGCGCCCGATCCGGGCGGCTATCCACGTAGATCAGGCGCGCCAGGCGGGCGAATGGGGGATATCCATGCTCCCGTCGGAAGCGCATCTCCTGTCGATAGAACGCCTCAAAGTCATGACGGCTGGCCGCGCGAACGGCGTAGTGTTCGGGATGGTAGGTCTGCACGATGACGCGTCCGCCCAGGGGGCTGCGCCCGGCGCGCCCGGCGACCTGCGCCAGCAACTGGAACGTCCGCTCGGCCGCCCGAAAGTCCGGCAGGTACAGCCCGGTGTCGGCGGCCACCACGCCCACCAGCGTCACCAGCGGCAGATCCAGACCTTTGGCCACCATCTGCGTGCCCACCAGGATGTCCGCCTGATGATCGGCGAACTGGGCCAGGATGCGCTCGTGAGAGCCGCGCCGCCCGGTCACATCCCGATCCCAGCGCACAACCCGGGCGTTGGGAAAGAGCCGGGCGACCTCCTGGACCACCCGCTGCGTGCCCGCGCCGAAATAGCGGATGCGCGAGCTGCCGCACTGCGGACAGCTCTGGGGGATCGGCGAGCGACGGTTGCAGTGATGGCAGACCAGCGAGCCCGTCTGCCGCTCCCCGCCGTCATCGATCGGGGCCTCATGATACGTCAAAGGAACGTCACAGCGCGGGCAACGGAGCACGAATCCGCAATCCCGACACAGGATGAAGGTGGCCGCCCCCCGTCGGTTCAGGAACAGGATCGCCTGCTGTCCCTGGTCCAGGGTCCGGGCCAGCGCATCCTGCAACGCCCGGCTGAAGATCGACCGATTCCCCGCCCGAAGCTCCTGTCGTAGATCGACGATCTCCACAGCCGGCAGATCGGTGTAACACACCTCCGCCTCCGGATCCGGAACGTGCACGGCTGGCACCCCCAGCCGATCCTGCCAGGCGGCCACCGTCGAGCGGTGGGCAAGGACGCGACGGGGCAGGGCGATCAGGTGGATCGCCCCCCGTCGGGCGGCATGATAGGTCTCCAGGGA
This portion of the Chloroflexota bacterium genome encodes:
- a CDS encoding cell division protein FtsH, which codes for MGSGWTKNGFVYLLILVAAAALFFSIFPQTERAESVDITTVAEWIKRGEVEAIRVKGDDVLIRHQGQTVTSRKEPDVSLTETLVALGVTREQLRNVDYQVEPLSQLGNWLALLGSLLPLIFVGALFFFLLRQAQGSNSQAMAFGKSRARMFTGDKPTVTFDDVAGAEEAKQELLEVVEFLKE